In the Maribacter sp. MJ134 genome, one interval contains:
- a CDS encoding putative porin yields MKYFLVVIFLLMVQVLVAQEGDPAKKVSDSLTRLQKPDSLKPKKKNEGLEVTIKDYKIISFARDTTFLDTTLTVYKEYKYNYLRRDDFELMSFSNIGQTYNKLGVDFERNDFYPNLGAKAKHYNYFEIQDIDYYNVATPMTDLLFKTTLEEGQLLDAMLTFNTSPRLNFSVGYKGHRSLGKYNSDQIQSGNFKTTANYVSKNGRYNLRAHIAAQDILSQENGGLTEKELQFESGDPDFIDRPKVDVRFSDADNKILGKRYYLDHQYKLVRKRKDSSFVEKTSLSIGHVFNYETKYYQYLQTSNNDYFGEAILSSINDKASLKTFYNQFSASFYNSTLGNLKASLNLYNYDYFFDSVLITESGETIQNQLAGNEIALGGDYEKQIRRFKIDGSFKYNLSGELSGSIFDGTVQYNINDDYKAKFSIHSSSRMPDFNFLLYQSEYLNYNWQNTTRFDKERINSFQFTLDTKWLGSLSAKYTNIDNYTYFGLNPLADIEEGTENANIKPVQNSESISYLKVKYAKELRLGKFALNNTVMYQLVGQDENVLNVPQLTTRNTVYFSSDVFKKAMFLQTGITFKYFTSYNMDAYNPLLGEFHVQNTEELGGFPLLDFFINARIKQTRIFLKAEHFNSSFSGYNFYAAPNYPYRDFVIRFGLVWNFFS; encoded by the coding sequence ATGAAATATTTCCTGGTAGTTATTTTTCTTTTGATGGTTCAGGTGCTAGTTGCACAAGAAGGTGATCCCGCAAAAAAGGTTTCTGATTCTTTGACGCGTTTACAAAAACCGGATTCCCTTAAACCTAAGAAAAAGAACGAGGGCTTAGAGGTTACTATAAAAGATTACAAAATTATCTCATTTGCTAGGGACACTACCTTTTTAGATACAACGCTTACCGTATATAAAGAATACAAGTACAATTATCTGCGCAGAGATGATTTTGAACTAATGTCGTTTTCTAACATTGGGCAGACATACAATAAGTTAGGTGTAGATTTTGAGAGAAACGATTTCTATCCTAATCTAGGGGCGAAGGCCAAACATTATAATTATTTTGAAATACAGGATATCGACTATTATAATGTGGCCACTCCAATGACGGACCTTCTGTTTAAGACCACTCTGGAAGAGGGGCAGTTATTGGACGCTATGCTTACCTTTAATACTTCTCCACGGCTAAATTTTTCCGTTGGATATAAAGGGCATAGGTCTCTCGGGAAATATAATTCTGACCAGATACAGTCCGGTAATTTTAAAACTACGGCGAATTATGTCTCAAAGAACGGCAGGTATAATCTAAGGGCGCACATTGCGGCCCAGGATATTTTATCCCAGGAAAATGGAGGTCTTACGGAAAAAGAGTTGCAATTTGAATCCGGCGATCCTGATTTCATAGATAGGCCTAAAGTTGATGTTAGGTTTAGTGATGCGGATAATAAAATTCTGGGGAAACGATATTATTTGGACCATCAATATAAATTGGTTAGAAAACGTAAGGATTCAAGTTTCGTAGAAAAAACATCGTTATCTATTGGTCATGTTTTTAACTACGAAACTAAATACTATCAATACCTTCAGACTTCAAATAATGATTACTTTGGGGAAGCCATTCTTTCATCGATTAACGATAAGGCCTCGTTAAAGACATTTTATAATCAATTCAGCGCGTCATTTTATAATAGTACGCTAGGTAATTTAAAGGCAAGTCTTAATCTATACAATTATGATTACTTCTTTGATAGTGTCTTAATTACGGAATCTGGAGAGACCATACAAAACCAGCTCGCAGGAAATGAAATTGCCTTGGGAGGGGATTATGAGAAGCAAATTAGACGTTTTAAGATAGACGGCTCTTTTAAATATAATCTGTCGGGAGAATTAAGTGGAAGTATTTTCGACGGCACAGTTCAATATAATATCAATGATGATTACAAAGCGAAGTTTTCCATTCATTCTTCATCTAGAATGCCAGATTTTAATTTCTTGCTGTATCAAAGTGAATACCTTAATTACAATTGGCAAAACACCACTAGATTTGATAAAGAACGGATAAATAGTTTTCAATTTACATTAGACACTAAGTGGTTGGGTAGTCTATCGGCAAAATATACTAATATAGATAACTATACGTATTTTGGGCTGAATCCTTTGGCGGATATAGAGGAGGGGACGGAAAATGCCAACATTAAACCGGTGCAGAACAGTGAGAGTATCTCATATCTCAAAGTAAAATATGCTAAAGAATTGCGCCTAGGTAAATTTGCATTGAACAACACTGTCATGTACCAATTGGTTGGTCAAGATGAAAATGTCCTCAATGTCCCACAGTTGACTACACGGAATACGGTGTACTTTTCTTCAGATGTTTTTAAAAAAGCTATGTTTTTGCAGACAGGTATTACATTTAAATACTTTACGTCTTACAATATGGATGCATACAACCCCTTATTGGGAGAGTTTCATGTTCAGAATACGGAAGAGTTGGGTGGTTTTCCTTTATTGGATTTCTTTATAAACGCTAGGATCAAACAGACAAGGATATTTTTAAAAGCAGAACATTTCAATTCTTCTTTTAGTGGCTACAACTTTTATGCCGCACCAAATTATCCCTACCGTGATTTTGTAATTCGCTTCGGTTTAGTTTGGAATTTCTTTTCGTAG
- a CDS encoding glutamate synthase subunit beta, whose product MGKITGFLEFDRKVEAYKPVEERIKNYKEFTVPLKEKELKDQGARCMDCGIPFCHSGCPLGNLIPDFNDAVYRGKWEKASEILHSTNNFPEFTGRLCPAPCEEACVLGINEDPVSIENIEKNIVETAFKKGWITAKPPLTRTGKKIAVVGSGPAGLAAAQQLNRAGHTVTVFERDQKAGGLLRYGIPDFKMEKQVIDRRLKVLEEEGIVFNCGIHVGIDIKADELKNDFDALVLSGGATVRRKLPIEGADLKGVVQAMDFLGQNNKRVDGIKDLGNEIKATDKDVIVIGGGDTGSDCIGTSFRHGATSVSNFEIMPMATTDRPEDQPWPFWPMRLRTSSSHKEGAERFFSTSTKRFVGDSEGNLTGLVTSEVEWIKKPGQRPELKEVEGTEKEWKCELALLALGFTGSEKTVAEQLGLELDARTNVKASESDYRTNVPGIFVAGDQRRGQSLIVWAISEGRQAAHHVDAFLMGESKLPLKGEGDLPRI is encoded by the coding sequence ATGGGAAAGATAACAGGATTTTTGGAATTCGATAGAAAAGTAGAAGCTTACAAACCAGTAGAGGAGCGCATAAAAAACTACAAGGAATTTACCGTACCCTTAAAAGAAAAAGAACTAAAAGATCAAGGGGCTAGATGTATGGATTGCGGAATTCCTTTTTGTCATAGTGGCTGTCCTTTAGGAAATTTAATTCCTGATTTTAATGACGCCGTATATCGAGGAAAATGGGAAAAAGCCAGTGAAATTCTACACTCCACCAACAATTTTCCTGAGTTTACGGGTCGTTTATGTCCGGCGCCATGCGAAGAAGCCTGCGTTCTGGGAATAAACGAAGACCCTGTTTCCATAGAAAATATTGAAAAAAACATTGTCGAGACCGCCTTTAAAAAGGGATGGATTACGGCCAAACCACCACTAACAAGAACAGGTAAAAAAATAGCGGTAGTTGGCTCGGGACCAGCAGGGCTCGCCGCTGCACAACAACTTAACAGAGCTGGGCATACCGTAACCGTTTTTGAACGTGATCAAAAAGCAGGAGGACTTTTAAGATATGGAATACCTGATTTTAAAATGGAAAAACAGGTTATAGACCGTCGATTAAAAGTTCTAGAAGAAGAAGGCATCGTATTTAATTGCGGGATTCATGTTGGTATTGATATAAAGGCGGATGAGCTTAAAAATGATTTTGACGCTTTAGTCCTCTCTGGCGGAGCCACGGTAAGAAGAAAACTTCCTATAGAAGGGGCCGACCTAAAAGGTGTTGTACAGGCTATGGATTTCTTAGGCCAAAACAATAAGAGAGTAGACGGCATTAAGGATTTGGGCAATGAGATTAAGGCTACGGACAAAGATGTAATTGTCATTGGCGGTGGCGATACCGGATCCGATTGTATTGGAACATCCTTTAGGCATGGTGCCACTTCTGTCTCGAATTTTGAAATTATGCCAATGGCTACAACGGATAGACCAGAAGACCAACCTTGGCCATTTTGGCCCATGCGCCTTAGAACAAGCTCTTCTCACAAGGAAGGGGCCGAACGTTTCTTTAGTACTTCTACGAAGCGGTTCGTAGGCGATAGCGAAGGAAATTTAACAGGATTAGTAACGTCAGAGGTAGAGTGGATAAAAAAGCCTGGACAGCGACCAGAATTAAAGGAGGTGGAAGGAACCGAAAAAGAATGGAAATGTGAACTGGCTTTATTGGCATTAGGTTTCACCGGTTCGGAAAAAACGGTGGCAGAACAGTTGGGATTAGAATTAGATGCAAGAACCAATGTTAAAGCATCGGAATCTGACTACCGAACAAACGTGCCAGGTATTTTTGTGGCGGGTGACCAAAGGAGAGGACAGTCTTTAATCGTTTGGGCAATTTCAGAAGGTAGACAAGCAGCCCATCATGTAGACGCCTTTCTAATGGGTGAGTCTAAACTTCCGCTAAAAGGTGAAGGAGATTTACCAAGGATTTAA